GATCGATGCTTGTTTGAACGATTTGCGAACACATAACCCCTTTTGCATTGTCGATCGAGTGCGACATTACAGCGCCAAGTATACGTCCATCAGGCGTCTCTATATAATCACATTGCTTACCCACAATTTTTTTAATAATTCTGAATTTTCGATCGCATAGGCATGAATGTTCATTTTGTTCAGGGATAATTATATCGTTGATCTTGTACCTAATCAAAGGCATGGAATAATTATAAAAACTTGTTCCCACCAGCTTAGAAACTCCGTTTTCTTCTACAATCTCGTGATATGCAAAATCCTCTATAAGATGCAGATGTCCATATTCACATTCTGATATCATAGCGGAGCATTCATGCATCGAAAAGAAATCGTACACCTTACACGCAAAATAATATTCAAGAAACTTTCTTTTTTTATCTGAGAGTGTTTCACCGTAGGTAACAATTGATTTTGGTGGATGAATTTTTAGTCCTGCTTCACCTGCGTAACGGGCAAGCATAACAATATCAAAAGGGAAACCCATAAAAAAAGATGGTTTTAATTTATTGATTCGCTCAATGACGCGCGGTGCTGATTTCTGTGATAATCGATTTGAATCATACCTGAGAATATTGTAAAAGGGATTGAATTTATAATCACAATCGCGGAAGTAATAACTCTGAAGGCTGAATGTTCTCATCCCGAGTTTATATCCAGCCCAACGATAACTCCTTAAAAGAGCTGCTATTTTATTTGCTTGGACAACTGTATCGAGAATGAAGTGGAGCGGAGTCCCTGTTGTACCGCTGGTCGAATCCCATGTTATGCCGTACT
This window of the Candidatus Cloacimonadota bacterium genome carries:
- a CDS encoding phenylacetate--CoA ligase family protein, with protein sequence MEKSIFQIPLKVFHRCKFYPKSQYWTQNQIESYQDDKLRKLIQHAGLNVPYYRNLFKEIKLDATNFRGRQDLSKIPLLDKETVRSKKEQLIAENAKKYGITWDSTSGTTGTPLHFILDTVVQANKIAALLRSYRWAGYKLGMRTFSLQSYYFRDCDYKFNPFYNILRYDSNRLSQKSAPRVIERINKLKPSFFMGFPFDIVMLARYAGEAGLKIHPPKSIVTYGETLSDKKRKFLEYYFACKVYDFFSMHECSAMISECEYGHLHLIEDFAYHEIVEENGVSKLVGTSFYNYSMPLIRYKINDIIIPEQNEHSCLCDRKFRIIKKIVGKQCDYIETPDGRILGAVMSHSIDNAKGVMCSQIVQTSIDHIDVQLVVDDTFNNISEKNLEAGLRKRLGNSITLTFKKVPQLDKADKGGKTPFIISKIGNTYM